One part of the Vicia villosa cultivar HV-30 ecotype Madison, WI linkage group LG6, Vvil1.0, whole genome shotgun sequence genome encodes these proteins:
- the LOC131611992 gene encoding alpha-soluble NSF attachment protein 2-like: MADHIATGQQLANKAEKKLFCCCALFGSNYQDAAELFLKSAKSFKLAKSWEKAGSIFIKSAKCHIKLDNKFDAAKAYVDASHCFNKTSRKGAITCLNQAVTIFTEIGQHVMAARYCKEIGELYELDQDLENARSYFERAAELFDIRGDSTTSVIQCKQKVAQFSAQLQEYQKAIKIFEDIAQQSLNINLLKYGVRGYLLNSGLCELCRGDIVAITNALERYQDLDLTFSRTREYKFLADLAASIDNEDVANFTRVVKEFESITRLGSWKSTLLTRVKDALEAKVMEEDDLT, encoded by the exons ATGGCTGATCACATAGCGACTGGACAACAACTCGCGAACAAAGCGGAGAAAAAGCTCTTTTGTTGTTGCGCCCTGTTTGGTTCCAATTATCAAGATGCCGCTGAACTCTTCCTCAAATCTGCTAAATCATTTAAACTcgccaaatcat GGGAGAAAGCAGGTTCAATCTTCATCAAATCAGCTAAATGTCATATCAAG TTAGATAACAAGTTTGATGCTGCCAAGGCTTATGTAGATGCTTCTCATTGTTTCAACAAAACATCTAGAAAAG GAGCTATAACATGTTTGAATCAAGCAGTAACTATCTTCACCGAAATTGGTCAACACGTCATGGCTGCAAGGTATTGCAAG GAAATCGGTGAGTTATATGAGCTCGATCAAGACTTAGAGAATGCAAGATCATATTTTGAGAGGGCTGCTGAACTTTTTGATATTCGCGGGGATTCAACCACCTCTGTGATCCAGTGCAAACAGAAAGTCGCACAATTTTCTGCTCAACTTCAAGA ATATCAGAAAGCGATTAAGATTTTTGAAGATATTGCACAACAATCTTTGAACATCAATTTATTGAAATACGGAGTTAGAGGGTATCTTCTTAATTCGGGCCTTTGCGAGCTTTGTCGAGGGGATATTGTTGCAATTACCAACGCGTTGGAGCGGTATCAG GACTTGGATTTAACATTCTCTAGAACTCGCGAATACAAATTTTTGGCT GATTTGGCTGCATCAATTGATAACGAAGATGTTGCAAATTTTACTCGAGTAGTCAAGGAGTTTGAAAGTATAACCCGCTTG GGATCTTGGAAGTCAACCCTTTTAACTAGAGTTAAGGATGCTTTGGAAGCGAAGGTGATGGAAGAGGATGATTTGACATGA